One window of Staphylococcus chromogenes genomic DNA carries:
- a CDS encoding class I SAM-dependent methyltransferase, which yields MAESATIMEQLFKKLDETTQQLNEENGQSFIENLGLAMEQLYTKDREFIEQATLQDRRKAFQFAYLSQLQKEEVQANHQITPDSIGLILGYLISQFEEENKELHVVDLGSGTGHLSATVHEAMPEKTMMHHLVEVDPVLSRLSVHLANFLEIPFDVYPQDALMPLPFEEADVVLGDVPIGYYPVDERSHQMKLGFESGHSYAHHLFIEQAITALKPAGYAFLVVPSQLFNDENIKQLENFIATETEMQAFLHLPKNLFKQEHAQKSILILQKKEQGKTQPVEVLLANIPDLRQPQNFQNFLSELKNWMNHNHPQK from the coding sequence ATGGCAGAATCAGCAACAATTATGGAACAATTATTTAAAAAGTTGGATGAAACAACCCAACAACTCAATGAAGAGAATGGACAAAGTTTTATTGAGAATTTAGGTCTTGCAATGGAACAATTGTATACAAAAGATCGCGAATTCATCGAACAAGCAACACTACAAGATAGACGAAAAGCGTTTCAATTTGCTTATTTAAGCCAACTTCAAAAAGAAGAAGTACAAGCTAACCATCAAATCACGCCAGATTCTATTGGCTTAATATTAGGATATTTAATTTCTCAATTCGAAGAAGAAAATAAGGAGCTACATGTTGTTGACTTGGGGAGTGGCACAGGACATTTAAGTGCTACAGTACATGAAGCGATGCCAGAGAAGACAATGATGCATCATTTGGTTGAAGTCGATCCCGTATTGTCCAGACTAAGTGTGCATTTGGCCAATTTCCTTGAAATTCCATTTGACGTGTATCCCCAAGACGCTTTAATGCCTCTGCCGTTTGAAGAAGCAGATGTCGTTTTGGGAGATGTGCCAATCGGCTATTACCCGGTAGATGAACGTAGTCATCAAATGAAATTAGGTTTTGAATCGGGACATAGTTATGCGCATCATTTGTTTATAGAACAAGCTATTACAGCATTAAAACCAGCCGGGTACGCATTTTTAGTCGTACCGAGCCAACTTTTTAATGATGAAAATATAAAACAGTTGGAAAATTTTATTGCAACAGAAACAGAAATGCAAGCTTTTCTGCACCTGCCTAAAAATTTATTTAAACAAGAACATGCGCAAAAATCGATACTGATTCTACAAAAGAAAGAGCAAGGTAAAACGCAACCTGTAGAAGTATTACTTGCTAATATTCCAGATTTAAGACAGCCACAGAATTTTCAAAATTTCTTATCTGAACTTAAAAATTGGATGAATCATAATCATCCTCAAAAATAA
- a CDS encoding acetate kinase, whose protein sequence is MSKLILAINAGSSSLKFQLIEMPEEKLVTKGLIERIGLKDSIFTVEVNGEKVKEVKDIKDHEEAVNIMLESLQAHGIINDINDIDGTGHRVVHGGERFPESALVTDEVVADIKKLTDLAPLHNPANLMGIEAFRKLLPNIPHVAVFDTSFHQTMPESAYLYSLPYNYYTDYGIRKYGFHGTSHKYVSQRAAEMLGKPVEELRIISCHIGNGASIAAIDGGESIDTSMGFTPLAGVTMGTRSGNIDPALIPYIMEKTGKTADEVLNTLNKESGLLGITGTSSDLRDIEEDASNGNKRAELALEVFASRIHKYMGSYATRMHGVDVIVFTAGVGENSDVIRARVLEGLEFMGVYWDPRKNEGLRGKEAELNYPHSPVKVLVIPTNEEVMIARDVMKFGEL, encoded by the coding sequence ATGTCTAAGTTAATTTTGGCAATTAACGCTGGTAGCTCATCATTAAAATTCCAATTAATTGAAATGCCAGAAGAAAAATTAGTAACAAAAGGTCTTATTGAGCGTATTGGCCTTAAAGACTCTATTTTCACTGTAGAAGTGAATGGAGAAAAAGTGAAAGAAGTTAAAGATATTAAAGACCATGAAGAAGCTGTAAATATCATGTTAGAGAGTTTACAAGCACATGGCATTATTAATGACATTAATGATATTGATGGCACAGGTCATCGTGTCGTACACGGAGGAGAACGTTTCCCTGAATCTGCATTGGTGACAGATGAAGTTGTCGCTGATATTAAAAAATTAACGGATTTAGCACCGTTACACAACCCAGCTAACTTAATGGGTATCGAAGCGTTTAGAAAATTATTACCAAACATTCCTCACGTGGCTGTTTTCGACACATCATTCCATCAAACAATGCCAGAATCAGCATATTTGTATAGTTTACCTTATAACTACTATACAGATTATGGCATTCGTAAATATGGTTTCCATGGGACAAGTCATAAATACGTTTCACAACGTGCGGCTGAAATGTTAGGTAAACCTGTCGAAGAATTACGCATTATCTCATGTCATATTGGTAACGGCGCGTCAATCGCTGCTATCGATGGCGGAGAGTCAATAGACACATCAATGGGCTTCACACCACTTGCAGGGGTGACAATGGGTACTCGTTCAGGAAATATTGACCCTGCATTAATCCCATATATTATGGAAAAAACAGGCAAAACAGCTGATGAAGTTTTAAATACATTAAACAAAGAATCAGGCTTATTAGGGATTACTGGCACATCAAGTGACTTACGTGATATCGAAGAAGATGCGAGCAATGGTAATAAACGTGCAGAATTAGCACTTGAAGTCTTTGCTTCACGTATCCATAAATATATGGGTTCTTATGCAACACGTATGCACGGTGTAGACGTCATTGTCTTCACTGCAGGTGTAGGTGAGAATTCAGATGTCATTCGTGCACGTGTATTAGAAGGTTTAGAATTTATGGGCGTGTATTGGGATCCTCGTAAGAATGAAGGTTTACGTGGAAAAGAAGCTGAATTAAACTATCCACATTCTCCAGTAAAAGTACTCGTTATTCCAACTAATGAAGAAGTAATGATCGCACGTGACGTCATGAAATTTGGAGAATTATAA
- a CDS encoding universal stress protein gives MLMYKHILIAVDGSHEAEWAFNKAVAVAKRNDAKLTIMNVIDSRTYTSFEVYDANFTEKSKSFAEKLLDGYRKVAEEEGLTHVETKLEFGSPKSIIPKKATEDGDIDLIMCGTSGLNAVERFIVGSVSEAIVRHAECDVLVVRTEQIPETFEPRVATKELLQDHNI, from the coding sequence ATGTTAATGTACAAACATATTCTTATCGCTGTCGATGGTTCACACGAAGCAGAATGGGCATTCAATAAAGCTGTAGCAGTAGCTAAACGTAACGATGCCAAGTTAACCATTATGAATGTCATCGATTCCCGTACTTACACATCATTCGAGGTCTATGATGCTAATTTTACTGAAAAGTCTAAATCATTCGCTGAAAAGCTACTCGATGGCTATCGTAAAGTAGCTGAAGAAGAAGGACTTACACATGTGGAAACAAAATTAGAATTTGGTTCTCCAAAATCAATTATCCCTAAGAAAGCAACTGAAGATGGAGACATTGATCTTATTATGTGTGGTACTTCAGGACTCAATGCTGTAGAACGCTTTATTGTCGGCTCTGTTTCTGAAGCTATTGTACGCCATGCTGAATGTGACGTACTTGTGGTTCGTACAGAACAAATTCCTGAAACATTTGAACCTCGAGTTGCAACGAAAGAACTCCTGCAAGATCATAATATTTAA
- the ald gene encoding alanine dehydrogenase, translating into MKIGIPKEIKNNENRVGLSPSGVHALVEAGHTVLVEQSAGIGSFFEDQDYVEAGAKIVDAQTKVWDVDMVIKVKEPLKEEYDFFREGLILFTYLHLANEPELTEALIKNKVVAIAYETVQLEDRSLPLLTPMSEVAGRMSAQIGAQFLQKINGGMGILLGGIPGVQKGKVTIIGGGQAGTNAARIALGLGADVTILDVNPKRLQQLEELFDGRVHTIMSNPLNIEEHVKASDLVIGAVLIPGAKAPRLVTEDMIKQMKAGSVVVDIAIDQGGIFETTDRITTHDDPTYVKHGVVHYAVANMPGAVPRTSTIGLNNATLPYALQLANKGYKQALTDNVPLSQGLNTYNGLVTNKAVAEAFNKEFTPVADVLK; encoded by the coding sequence ATGAAAATTGGTATTCCTAAGGAGATAAAAAATAACGAAAATCGAGTGGGGTTATCCCCAAGTGGTGTTCATGCACTTGTTGAAGCTGGACATACTGTATTAGTAGAACAATCAGCAGGTATTGGATCTTTCTTTGAAGATCAAGACTATGTTGAAGCAGGTGCAAAAATCGTTGATGCTCAAACAAAGGTTTGGGACGTAGATATGGTGATTAAAGTTAAAGAACCTTTAAAAGAGGAGTATGACTTCTTTAGAGAAGGGTTAATTTTATTTACGTATTTACATTTAGCGAATGAACCTGAATTAACCGAAGCTTTAATTAAAAATAAAGTGGTTGCGATTGCTTATGAAACAGTTCAACTTGAAGATCGCTCGCTTCCTTTACTTACACCTATGAGTGAGGTTGCTGGTCGTATGTCTGCGCAAATTGGTGCTCAATTCCTACAAAAAATTAATGGGGGTATGGGTATCCTATTAGGCGGTATCCCAGGTGTACAAAAAGGCAAGGTTACGATTATTGGTGGGGGACAAGCAGGAACAAACGCAGCACGTATTGCTTTAGGGCTTGGTGCTGACGTAACAATCTTAGACGTTAACCCTAAACGTTTGCAACAATTAGAAGAACTTTTTGACGGACGTGTGCATACAATTATGTCTAATCCACTTAATATTGAAGAGCACGTTAAAGCAAGTGATTTAGTCATTGGGGCGGTACTTATTCCAGGTGCTAAAGCGCCACGTCTTGTGACTGAAGACATGATTAAGCAAATGAAAGCAGGGTCAGTTGTTGTTGATATTGCCATCGACCAAGGTGGTATTTTCGAAACGACAGACCGCATTACGACGCATGATGATCCAACTTATGTCAAACATGGTGTTGTACATTATGCGGTAGCAAATATGCCTGGAGCTGTACCACGTACATCAACAATCGGTTTAAATAACGCGACGCTACCATATGCGCTTCAACTTGCGAATAAAGGATATAAACAAGCATTAACTGATAATGTACCTTTATCACAAGGTTTAAACACTTATAATGGTTTAGTGACTAATAAAGCTGTTGCTGAAGCTTTCAACAAAGAATTCACACCTGTTGCAGATGTTTTAAAATAA
- a CDS encoding M24 family metallopeptidase, which yields MTHLEQLITKIKTSNADAAWISNPINIYYYTGYKSEPHERLFALLAKSDGECILFCPQLEVEEVKASPFAGQIIGYLDTENPYEKYRDKFNTVLIEENHLTYRRYKELKQAFQIQNVQSIDPLIQEMRNVKTQEEINVLARAAELADECMRIGEAYLKEGVTEREVVNHIENEIKAYGVHEMSFDTMVLFGDHAAAPHGTPGDRKLQKDEYVLFDLGVIYQNYCSDITRTIAFGNPSEEAQQIYNIVKEAESEAISKIKPGMKISDIDKTARNIIKAAGYGDYFPHRLGHGLGLEAHEYQDISETNDNLLEEGMVITVEPGIYVPGIAGVRIEDDILVTHEGYQSLSSFKK from the coding sequence ATGACACATTTAGAGCAACTTATTACGAAGATTAAAACATCAAATGCGGATGCCGCATGGATTTCGAATCCAATTAACATTTATTATTATACGGGCTATAAAAGTGAGCCTCATGAGCGTTTATTTGCATTATTAGCTAAATCTGATGGAGAGTGTATTTTATTTTGCCCTCAACTTGAAGTTGAAGAAGTTAAAGCCTCTCCTTTCGCAGGGCAAATCATTGGTTATTTAGACACAGAAAACCCTTACGAAAAGTATCGAGATAAGTTCAATACAGTACTCATCGAAGAAAACCATTTAACTTATCGTCGATATAAAGAACTTAAACAAGCCTTTCAAATCCAAAATGTACAATCCATTGACCCTCTTATTCAAGAGATGCGTAATGTCAAAACGCAAGAAGAAATCAATGTGTTAGCACGTGCAGCTGAGCTCGCTGATGAATGTATGCGTATAGGTGAAGCTTATTTAAAAGAGGGCGTGACTGAACGAGAAGTCGTGAATCATATTGAAAATGAAATTAAAGCTTATGGTGTTCATGAAATGAGTTTTGACACTATGGTGCTATTTGGCGATCATGCGGCAGCCCCTCATGGTACACCAGGAGATAGAAAACTTCAAAAAGATGAATATGTTTTATTTGACCTTGGTGTTATCTATCAAAATTATTGTAGCGATATTACACGTACAATTGCATTTGGAAACCCAAGCGAGGAAGCTCAACAAATTTATAACATAGTTAAAGAAGCGGAATCAGAGGCCATTTCCAAAATTAAACCTGGCATGAAAATTAGTGACATTGATAAGACTGCGCGAAATATTATTAAAGCGGCTGGCTATGGGGACTATTTCCCACATCGCTTAGGGCATGGATTAGGACTTGAAGCTCATGAATATCAAGACATTTCTGAAACGAATGACAATCTCCTAGAAGAAGGCATGGTCATTACAGTGGAGCCTGGCATATACGTCCCTGGAATTGCCGGAGTTCGTATTGAAGATGATATTTTAGTCACTCACGAGGGATATCAATCATTGTCATCTTTCAAAAAGTAA
- a CDS encoding metal-dependent hydrolase, giving the protein MKLSFHGQSTVYFESNGKKGIIDPFITGNELSDLDASSLEVDYIILTHGHEDHFGDTIEIAKRTEATVISTAEVANYLNSAHGIENVHGMNIGGKWQFDFGTLKFVQAFHSSSLMDDNGKPIYLGMPMGVILTLENKTIYHTGDTGLFSDMKLIAERHPVDVCFVPIGDNFTMGIEDASYAINTFIQPKISVPIHYNTFPLIEQNPEDFKNAVTHGQVQILKPGQSVQFTD; this is encoded by the coding sequence ATGAAACTATCTTTTCATGGACAATCAACAGTGTATTTTGAATCAAATGGAAAAAAAGGGATTATTGACCCATTTATTACTGGAAATGAATTATCAGATTTAGATGCGTCATCACTAGAAGTGGACTATATTATTTTAACGCATGGACATGAAGATCATTTTGGAGATACTATTGAAATCGCAAAACGGACAGAGGCTACTGTTATTTCTACAGCTGAAGTAGCCAATTATTTAAATTCTGCTCATGGAATTGAAAATGTGCATGGCATGAATATTGGAGGAAAATGGCAATTTGATTTTGGCACACTTAAGTTTGTTCAGGCCTTCCATAGTTCAAGTTTAATGGATGACAATGGCAAGCCTATATATTTAGGCATGCCAATGGGCGTCATTTTAACACTCGAAAATAAAACAATTTATCATACAGGAGATACAGGATTGTTTAGTGATATGAAACTCATCGCAGAACGCCATCCTGTCGATGTTTGCTTTGTACCTATTGGAGATAACTTTACTATGGGAATTGAAGATGCGAGTTATGCAATTAATACATTCATTCAACCTAAAATCAGTGTTCCAATTCATTACAATACGTTCCCATTAATTGAACAAAACCCAGAAGATTTTAAAAACGCTGTTACACACGGTCAAGTTCAAATATTAAAACCGGGTCAATCTGTGCAATTCACTGATTAA
- a CDS encoding universal stress protein — translation MHKHILLAVDPEIKNAKAIKEVQKLVGTESIVTILHVMGEQDVQASVRLGTHVNELKKIRSEKLQDTKDLLEAANIQYEEIIERGNPKEKIVDYANNGNYDIVVVSNHKAQENKKVVLGSVSHKIAKRAHIPVLIVK, via the coding sequence ATGCATAAACATATTTTATTAGCAGTAGATCCGGAGATTAAAAATGCAAAAGCCATTAAGGAAGTTCAAAAATTAGTCGGAACAGAAAGTATCGTAACGATATTGCATGTGATGGGTGAACAAGATGTACAAGCCTCTGTTCGACTGGGAACCCATGTAAATGAACTCAAAAAGATTCGAAGTGAGAAATTACAAGACACTAAAGACTTGTTAGAAGCCGCTAATATTCAATATGAGGAAATTATTGAACGCGGAAACCCAAAAGAGAAAATTGTAGACTATGCTAATAACGGCAATTACGATATTGTAGTTGTAAGCAATCACAAAGCACAAGAAAACAAAAAAGTCGTTTTAGGAAGTGTGAGTCACAAAATCGCTAAACGTGCGCATATTCCTGTACTCATCGTTAAATAA